A stretch of the Panicum virgatum strain AP13 chromosome 9N, P.virgatum_v5, whole genome shotgun sequence genome encodes the following:
- the LOC120687296 gene encoding non-specific lipid transfer protein GPI-anchored 5-like, giving the protein MAARAAPFWLLAAALVAAASAQSSGSGGGGDCTSALVSLSPCMDYISGNGTSAPSASCCSQLKAVVQSKPQCLCAAIGGDASSSLGGVEIDRSRALGLPAACNVQTPPASRCNAGSSGGGSKATPSLPSGAAALRGPAGLVLGLAVAAALYAASAA; this is encoded by the exons ATGGCAGCGAGGGCGGCGCCGTTCTGGCTCCTGGCCGCGGCGCTGgtcgcggcggcgtccgcgcagtcctccggctccggcggcggcggcgactgcaCGTCGGCGCTGGTGAGCCTGTCCCCGTGCATGGACTACATCAGCGGCAACGGCACGTCGGCGCCCAGCGCCTCGTGCTGCTCGCAGCTCAAGGCCGTGGTGCAGTCCAAGCCGCAGTGCCTCTGTGCCGCGATCGGCGGcgacgcctcctcctccctcggcgGCGTTGAGATCGACCGGTCGCGCGCGCTCGGCCTCCCCGCCGCCTGCAACGTCCAGACCCCGCCCGCCAGCCGGTGCAACGCCG GGTCGTCGGGCGGCGGGTCGAAGGCGACGCCGTCCCTGCCATCTGGCGCCGCGGCGCTCCGGGGGCCGGCGGGTCTCGTGCTCGGCCTCGCCGTGGCTGCGGCGCTCTACGCCGCGTCTGCTGCGTGA